One window of the Tetragenococcus koreensis genome contains the following:
- the metK gene encoding methionine adenosyltransferase has translation MKERRLFTSESVSEGHPDKIADQISDAILDALLEQDPMARVACETSVTTGLVLVFGEVSTSAYVDMQKVVRQTIKDIGYDRPEYGFDGDNVAVLVAIDEQSQDIAQGVDTSLEAREDKEERINSTGAGDQGLMFGYATDETPELMPLPISLSHKIVARLAQLRKSEEISYLRPDAKSQVTVEYDENDQPKRIDTVIISTQHNDDVANETIRRDMIEKVIKVVIPNELLDEQTKYFINPTGRFVIGGPQGDAGLTGRKIIVDTYGGYARHGGGAFSGKDATKVDRSASYAARYIAKNIVAAKLADKVEVQLAYAIGVAEPVSIAIDTFGTGKVSQEKLIEAIRQNFDLRPAGIIEMLDLRRPIYKDTAAYGHFGRTDINLPWEKTDKVEILQKSVK, from the coding sequence ATGAAAGAAAGACGTTTGTTCACTTCTGAATCTGTTTCAGAAGGACATCCGGATAAAATTGCTGACCAAATTAGTGACGCAATTTTAGATGCGCTTTTAGAACAAGATCCAATGGCACGTGTTGCTTGTGAAACTTCTGTAACGACAGGTTTAGTATTAGTGTTCGGTGAAGTTTCAACGTCAGCGTATGTAGACATGCAAAAAGTCGTACGTCAAACAATCAAAGATATTGGTTATGATCGACCAGAGTATGGCTTTGATGGTGACAACGTAGCGGTCTTAGTCGCGATTGACGAACAATCACAAGATATTGCCCAAGGTGTTGATACATCGTTAGAAGCAAGAGAAGATAAAGAAGAACGAATCAATTCAACCGGAGCTGGTGACCAAGGATTAATGTTTGGTTACGCAACAGATGAAACACCAGAATTGATGCCGTTGCCGATTTCTTTAAGTCATAAAATTGTCGCTCGTTTAGCCCAACTAAGAAAATCAGAAGAAATCAGTTACTTACGTCCAGATGCAAAATCGCAAGTCACTGTGGAATATGATGAAAATGACCAACCTAAAAGAATAGATACTGTCATTATTAGTACACAACACAACGATGATGTTGCGAATGAAACCATTCGTCGCGATATGATTGAAAAAGTCATTAAAGTAGTCATTCCTAACGAATTATTAGATGAACAAACCAAATACTTCATTAACCCTACAGGACGTTTTGTTATTGGCGGCCCACAAGGTGATGCTGGGTTAACAGGTCGTAAAATTATTGTAGATACTTATGGGGGTTATGCTCGTCATGGTGGCGGTGCGTTTTCTGGTAAAGATGCTACAAAAGTCGATCGTTCTGCAAGTTATGCTGCACGTTATATTGCTAAAAATATTGTCGCGGCAAAATTAGCGGATAAAGTCGAAGTACAACTTGCTTATGCTATTGGTGTAGCTGAGCCTGTATCTATTGCTATTGATACTTTCGGAACGGGTAAAGTATCCCAAGAAAAATTGATCGAAGCAATACGACAAAACTTTGATTTACGCCCAGCTGGTATCATTGAAATGTTGGATTTACGTCGTCCTATTTATAAAGATACAGCTGCTTATGGGCATTTTGGTAGAACAGATATTAATCTGCCTTGGGAAAAAACTGATAAAGTAGAAATTCTACA